One window from the genome of Leptospira perdikensis encodes:
- a CDS encoding tetratricopeptide repeat protein produces the protein MRQLSFLIFTFVLFVGCQSRDFKPVTVKDPVVEKSDVSDRQKIEEARALVAEGSNEFQKGNMDSALEKAKSSIQTFELIDGYSLLGSSYYQLGEYENAKLAYEKGKNIDPKNEKLLIGLGTVQSTLGENEEALSTYQTLSQLKPEETIYTYKTGILLKNLGRYQESLVVLKSLESKPEFPYPIELLNQLGDICLELKRYEEAEAYFAKAEKLNPELKTAKDAKLSTKIASLIQRGNDFLNKKNYTEATSEFKKATDLQPQNGSLWSFLGNAQLLNGKLKESEESFKKSISLADTNPSGYVGLCNVYIQNHNYSDCLKTSKQAGGKIPKNAEIRNKQGICEWKWGETKKATLSFQDASSWDPNFFEPKLNLAYVLIDSGRFDEALDVLKKAESHPKAKKEDIRKAKVLAESQKYIADGDTFLRQGKRKQAFDEYGKAMGVNPENPAVQNAFGRGYFAFGEYKKSESSFLEAYRMDSANPGALQGLARVYAKTGETKKEKEYIKKLEILSATDPFSAITLGRIAEDASKWDEAESIYMGLKKKFPNNDAIDYRLGSLYYKRAVEENSKENYTRANEFIQKSKKYTKDIPELIETEKTVAENSRFAEILPFVKEGNSLFNRKKYIEAVSPYQKAYDKVPKASLLVKIAECYIEKGEEEKGLSILENAVRTNKENAISFKEGIYSFYYKKGELKRAEDGFYDILREKPDSYYAYYMLGLVTMKRKNYEAAIGDFDRSILVNPNFAPSNVAKGLALYKLNQMDAAKREFEKARVKDSEFGLSSYNLAIAYFNEDLTKESKSILESIRKTDPDFMDGEIQLAYIYFKENKLEEAEKIIDRVLKEEPSAEALFAQFRILDAKQKQSPSDKVKTKRNQVKEKILREYGETKFARLLPSDALDDEPLHVTDLNLSGTPVSTPIVYPNRIIVNYGTALVGYDRITKELVWKQYTSTPYQLLVAGKELVGVSNDTATKIYPESGKVSFKKQILVGWKVKQGTAEGNGFLLLLEKEKGNDRKIVRTNPNLEIEEEWNGNDFLSFSHTSEGKLFVLRDLKKEFQIQVFTIGVSSEKDKKVSAPVAKKDTKESAQILGCLEDTCLIQLGNQMYQGTEKAKLYSLGNTESIRSVVKNPESLLINTENTAYLWKGGSKWKDSYTIQGDFYYPLDGLVVEGRAKELLLIKGSDKTSVPWKGDRDGLRISTVTVD, from the coding sequence ATGAGACAACTTAGTTTTTTAATCTTTACCTTCGTTCTATTTGTTGGTTGTCAGTCTCGGGATTTCAAACCTGTTACTGTAAAAGATCCGGTAGTAGAAAAATCCGATGTTTCGGATCGCCAAAAAATTGAAGAAGCAAGGGCACTTGTAGCAGAAGGAAGTAACGAATTTCAAAAAGGAAATATGGATTCTGCTTTGGAAAAAGCAAAATCTTCCATCCAAACTTTTGAACTCATTGATGGTTATTCCCTTCTTGGTTCTTCCTACTACCAATTAGGTGAATATGAAAATGCAAAACTTGCTTATGAAAAAGGCAAAAACATAGATCCTAAAAATGAAAAGTTACTCATTGGACTTGGAACTGTTCAATCCACTTTGGGAGAAAACGAAGAAGCTCTTTCTACATACCAAACTTTAAGCCAACTCAAACCAGAAGAAACTATTTATACATACAAAACAGGTATCCTTTTAAAAAACCTAGGTCGTTACCAAGAGAGTCTTGTGGTTTTAAAATCTTTGGAATCAAAACCTGAGTTCCCTTACCCAATCGAACTTTTAAACCAACTAGGTGATATCTGTTTAGAACTAAAAAGATACGAGGAAGCAGAAGCTTACTTTGCAAAGGCGGAAAAACTCAATCCTGAATTGAAAACTGCGAAAGATGCCAAACTCTCTACTAAAATTGCCTCTCTCATCCAACGCGGTAATGATTTCCTGAATAAAAAAAATTATACAGAAGCCACATCTGAGTTCAAAAAAGCCACTGACCTACAACCACAAAATGGGTCTTTATGGTCTTTTCTTGGAAATGCACAGTTACTAAACGGCAAACTCAAAGAAAGTGAAGAGAGTTTTAAAAAATCCATTTCACTCGCTGATACAAACCCCAGTGGTTATGTTGGATTGTGTAATGTATACATCCAAAATCATAATTATTCGGACTGTTTAAAAACGTCCAAACAAGCTGGTGGAAAAATTCCTAAAAACGCAGAGATCCGCAACAAACAAGGGATATGTGAATGGAAATGGGGGGAAACTAAAAAAGCCACTCTTAGTTTCCAAGATGCTTCTTCTTGGGACCCAAACTTTTTTGAACCTAAACTAAACTTAGCTTATGTGTTAATTGATTCAGGTCGTTTTGATGAAGCTTTGGATGTATTAAAAAAAGCAGAGTCTCATCCCAAGGCTAAAAAAGAAGACATTCGAAAGGCAAAAGTTTTAGCAGAATCACAAAAATACATCGCAGATGGGGATACCTTCCTCCGCCAAGGGAAACGAAAACAAGCCTTCGATGAATATGGAAAGGCTATGGGTGTGAATCCAGAAAATCCTGCGGTTCAAAATGCATTTGGTCGTGGTTACTTTGCGTTTGGAGAATATAAAAAATCAGAAAGTTCATTTCTAGAAGCTTACCGAATGGATTCTGCTAATCCAGGCGCCTTGCAAGGGTTAGCTCGTGTTTATGCTAAAACTGGAGAAACCAAAAAGGAAAAAGAATACATCAAAAAACTAGAGATTCTTTCGGCTACAGATCCTTTTAGTGCCATCACATTAGGTCGGATTGCCGAGGACGCTAGCAAATGGGACGAAGCGGAATCCATTTATATGGGACTGAAGAAAAAATTCCCAAACAACGATGCGATTGATTACCGATTGGGAAGTTTGTATTACAAACGTGCTGTAGAAGAAAACTCGAAAGAAAACTATACACGTGCGAATGAGTTCATTCAAAAGTCAAAAAAGTATACGAAAGACATTCCTGAACTCATTGAAACAGAAAAGACTGTAGCAGAGAACTCTCGTTTTGCGGAGATTTTACCTTTCGTTAAGGAAGGAAACTCTCTATTCAATCGTAAAAAATACATTGAAGCTGTTTCTCCTTACCAAAAAGCTTATGACAAGGTTCCGAAAGCATCACTTCTTGTAAAAATTGCGGAATGTTATATTGAAAAAGGTGAGGAAGAAAAAGGCCTTTCCATTTTGGAAAATGCTGTCCGTACCAATAAAGAAAATGCGATTTCTTTTAAGGAAGGGATTTACTCCTTTTATTACAAAAAAGGTGAGTTGAAAAGAGCTGAAGACGGATTTTACGATATCTTAAGAGAAAAACCAGATTCTTATTACGCATATTATATGTTGGGTCTTGTGACCATGAAACGTAAAAATTACGAAGCGGCCATTGGTGACTTTGATCGTTCTATTTTAGTAAATCCAAATTTTGCGCCGAGTAACGTAGCCAAAGGTTTGGCATTGTATAAGTTAAACCAAATGGATGCAGCCAAACGAGAGTTTGAAAAGGCAAGAGTGAAAGATTCTGAGTTTGGACTTTCTTCGTATAACTTAGCGATTGCTTATTTCAATGAAGACCTTACAAAAGAATCTAAATCCATTTTAGAATCCATTCGTAAAACGGATCCTGATTTTATGGATGGAGAAATCCAATTAGCTTACATTTATTTCAAAGAAAACAAATTGGAAGAAGCAGAGAAGATCATTGATCGTGTTCTAAAGGAAGAACCGTCTGCGGAAGCATTGTTTGCACAGTTCCGAATTTTAGATGCGAAACAAAAACAATCACCATCAGATAAGGTCAAAACAAAACGGAACCAAGTAAAAGAGAAAATTTTACGTGAATACGGAGAAACTAAATTCGCAAGGTTACTCCCTTCGGATGCTTTGGATGATGAACCACTCCATGTAACAGATCTAAATTTATCTGGAACTCCCGTTTCTACGCCAATTGTGTATCCTAATAGGATCATCGTCAATTATGGAACGGCTCTTGTTGGATATGATCGGATCACTAAAGAACTGGTTTGGAAACAATACACCTCCACTCCTTACCAACTTTTAGTTGCTGGGAAAGAATTAGTGGGAGTTTCCAATGATACAGCGACAAAAATCTATCCTGAATCGGGAAAGGTAAGTTTCAAAAAACAAATCCTTGTTGGTTGGAAGGTCAAACAAGGTACTGCCGAAGGGAATGGATTTTTACTTCTTTTGGAAAAAGAAAAAGGAAACGATCGTAAAATTGTAAGAACAAATCCCAACTTAGAAATTGAAGAAGAATGGAACGGAAACGATTTTTTAAGTTTTTCTCATACGTCAGAAGGCAAACTCTTCGTTCTTCGTGATTTAAAGAAAGAATTCCAAATCCAAGTTTTTACCATTGGTGTTAGTTCAGAAAAAGATAAGAAGGTATCGGCTCCAGTTGCAAAGAAAGATACAAAGGAATCTGCACAAATCTTAGGATGTCTGGAAGATACTTGTTTGATCCAATTGGGGAATCAAATGTATCAGGGAACGGAAAAAGCAAAACTTTATTCTCTTGGTAATACTGAGTCTATTCGTTCCGTTGTAAAAAATCCTGAGTCTTTACTAATCAACACTGAAAATACCGCTTATCTTTGGAAAGGTGGCTCTAAGTGGAAGGATTCCTATACCATTCAGGGAGATTTTTATTATCCTTTGGACGGGCTTGTGGTAGAAGGTAGAGCAAAAGAATTACTCCTCATCAAAGGGAGTGACAAAACTTCTGTTCCTTGGAAAGGCGATCGTGATGGCCTTCGTATCAGTACGGTGACTGTAGACTAA
- the trmB gene encoding tRNA (guanine(46)-N(7))-methyltransferase TrmB: MLVNPEIQEKLWKFTTKTSYQSDFLLQPKDRGKKIDLKKSFPEEIQNFVLELGSGWGEVAIELATKDHQTGYLLMEKKVNRIIHTEKQRKTLGLENIRYMTVNFQWFFDELLEKEIFDTIIINFPDPWPKKKHRKNRLMQSHMLEQIYDLLKPGGKLLFATDYGPYARRTISLFRKFPKFVWEEKEYEFERPGFPVSFFETEKRNEGKRIYYLNRTKVR, translated from the coding sequence TTGTTAGTTAACCCGGAAATCCAAGAAAAACTTTGGAAGTTTACTACCAAAACTTCCTATCAATCAGACTTTCTCCTGCAACCTAAAGACCGGGGAAAAAAAATCGACCTAAAAAAATCTTTCCCGGAAGAGATCCAAAACTTTGTTTTAGAACTTGGATCAGGATGGGGCGAAGTTGCTATCGAATTGGCAACAAAAGACCACCAAACAGGTTACCTATTGATGGAAAAGAAGGTAAACCGAATCATACACACCGAAAAACAACGAAAAACGCTAGGTCTAGAGAATATTCGCTATATGACCGTTAACTTCCAGTGGTTTTTCGATGAATTATTAGAGAAAGAAATTTTTGACACAATTATCATCAACTTCCCAGACCCTTGGCCAAAGAAAAAACACCGCAAAAACAGACTCATGCAAAGCCACATGCTCGAACAAATTTATGATTTGTTAAAACCTGGCGGTAAGTTGTTATTTGCGACCGATTACGGTCCGTATGCGAGACGAACCATTTCCTTATTCCGAAAATTTCCTAAATTTGTTTGGGAAGAAAAAGAATATGAATTCGAAAGACCCGGTTTCCCAGTATCCTTTTTCGAGACAGAAAAAAGAAATGAAGGGAAACGGATTTATTACCTAAACCGAACCAAAGTTAGATAA
- a CDS encoding MBL fold metallo-hydrolase → MKITLFGVRGSLPTPISKPEQREKTLKILQMAKEEWKKDPDGFSEEEFLNHLPIPLSQDLGGNTTCVFIEGDGGEKVILDMGTGLRVLGNQLAPQAFSGEDMDIHILVSHTHWDHIQGWPFFKPGYSPSCNIHFYSCIENLEERLVRQQHPENFPVTLQQMASKKHFHLWKEFESYMLGGLKIIPFGLRHPGSCTGYRIREGNKIFLFCTDVEYREEDREHLIKMKPQIAGADLIIIDAQYSTAEAEKKLGWGHTAVSKAVEFAEMMEIRSVVLTHHEPDHTDHEVARIILDEARLLKPGGMQVHIAHEGQKFIL, encoded by the coding sequence ATGAAAATAACTCTTTTTGGTGTTAGAGGCTCACTTCCCACCCCGATCTCTAAACCGGAACAACGGGAAAAAACTTTAAAGATTCTCCAAATGGCCAAAGAAGAGTGGAAAAAGGATCCCGACGGATTCTCGGAAGAAGAATTTTTAAACCACTTACCTATCCCACTTTCCCAAGATTTGGGAGGAAACACCACCTGTGTATTTATTGAAGGGGATGGCGGTGAAAAAGTCATTTTAGATATGGGGACAGGCCTTCGGGTTCTGGGGAACCAACTAGCACCACAGGCTTTTAGCGGAGAAGATATGGACATTCATATCCTTGTCTCTCATACTCACTGGGATCATATCCAAGGCTGGCCTTTTTTTAAACCTGGTTATTCACCATCTTGTAATATTCATTTTTACTCATGTATTGAAAATTTAGAGGAAAGATTGGTGCGCCAACAACATCCGGAAAATTTTCCCGTGACTTTGCAACAGATGGCATCCAAAAAACACTTTCATCTTTGGAAAGAATTCGAATCATATATGTTAGGCGGATTAAAGATCATTCCTTTTGGTCTACGCCATCCCGGATCTTGTACAGGATATCGGATTCGAGAAGGAAATAAAATTTTCCTTTTTTGTACGGATGTTGAATACCGTGAAGAAGACCGAGAACATCTAATCAAAATGAAACCTCAAATTGCTGGTGCGGATCTTATTATTATTGATGCACAATATAGCACTGCTGAGGCGGAAAAAAAACTGGGTTGGGGCCACACGGCTGTGAGTAAAGCAGTAGAGTTTGCAGAAATGATGGAGATTCGTTCTGTTGTTCTCACTCACCATGAACCAGATCATACAGATCACGAAGTGGCTCGTATTATTTTAGATGAAGCTCGGCTATTAAAACCCGGTGGAATGCAAGTTCATATTGCTCACGAAGGCCAGAAGTTTATTCTTTAA
- a CDS encoding LIC_13246 family protein, with product MKETEVPWRELMTKKEEFLHILRILNHYYEMRGETKSKQFAFRRTLADSPPESVQIFFSQIGSFEYQVACRILPEEQIESWIHIDGIAEERERLKQIGNTEHPVFSLICLGDLFALSLPSTISI from the coding sequence ATGAAAGAAACCGAAGTTCCTTGGCGCGAGCTTATGACAAAAAAAGAAGAATTCTTACATATCTTAAGAATTCTGAACCACTACTATGAAATGCGGGGTGAAACCAAGTCCAAACAATTTGCCTTTCGGCGCACTTTAGCAGACTCACCCCCTGAATCGGTTCAAATTTTTTTCTCACAAATCGGATCGTTCGAATACCAGGTGGCTTGCCGCATCCTACCCGAAGAACAAATCGAAAGCTGGATTCATATTGATGGAATTGCAGAAGAGAGGGAACGTTTAAAACAAATTGGCAATACTGAACATCCCGTCTTTTCGCTCATTTGTCTGGGAGATTTGTTTGCCCTCTCTCTTCCCAGCACCATTTCGATTTAA
- a CDS encoding NADP-dependent isocitrate dehydrogenase, whose amino-acid sequence MGKIKVKTPLVELDGDEMTRIIWKEIKDRFIHPYLDITLEYYDLGVEYRDKTDDQVTVDSANAIKKHGVGVKCATITPNADRVKEYNLKQEWKSPNGTIRAILDGTVFRKPIIIKNIPAAVNSWKKPIAIGRHAYGDIYRDVEILVDGPGKVELVYTDASGKEKQRLLVNDFKGSGVALAMHNLDESIKSFAKACFTYALSEKISIWFATKDTISKKYHARFRDIFDNMAKEQEAAMKAAGITYSYYLIDDAVAQIMKNEGGQLWAMMNYDGDVMSDMVASGFGSLGLMTSVLVSPDGKYEYEAAHGTVTRHYRKYQKGETTSTNSVASIFAWTGALAKRGELDGTPELVNFALKLEEAIIETIEGGEMTKDLLSLSTAATKKELDTFQFMEAVQKRLDSKLK is encoded by the coding sequence ATGGGAAAAATTAAAGTAAAAACACCGCTTGTTGAGTTAGACGGCGATGAAATGACAAGAATTATCTGGAAAGAAATTAAAGATCGTTTCATCCACCCTTATTTAGACATCACTTTGGAGTACTATGACTTAGGTGTTGAATACCGTGACAAAACAGATGACCAAGTCACTGTAGATTCTGCTAACGCGATCAAAAAACATGGTGTAGGTGTTAAATGTGCAACCATCACTCCAAACGCTGACCGAGTTAAAGAATATAACTTAAAACAAGAATGGAAATCACCTAACGGAACCATTCGTGCCATCCTTGATGGAACTGTTTTCCGTAAACCAATCATTATCAAAAACATCCCAGCAGCGGTAAACTCTTGGAAAAAACCAATCGCAATTGGAAGACATGCTTACGGTGATATCTACCGTGACGTGGAAATCCTTGTTGATGGCCCTGGAAAAGTAGAACTCGTTTATACAGATGCTTCTGGAAAAGAAAAACAAAGACTACTTGTAAACGATTTTAAAGGTTCAGGTGTTGCTCTTGCGATGCACAACTTAGATGAGTCCATCAAGTCATTTGCAAAGGCATGTTTTACTTACGCATTGTCTGAAAAAATCAGCATCTGGTTTGCAACGAAAGATACTATTTCTAAAAAATACCATGCTCGTTTCCGTGATATTTTTGATAACATGGCAAAAGAACAAGAAGCTGCTATGAAAGCTGCTGGTATTACTTATAGTTACTACCTCATTGATGATGCAGTTGCACAAATCATGAAAAACGAAGGTGGACAACTTTGGGCGATGATGAACTACGACGGTGACGTTATGAGTGATATGGTTGCTTCTGGTTTTGGTTCCCTTGGTCTTATGACTTCTGTTCTTGTATCTCCAGACGGAAAATACGAATACGAAGCAGCGCACGGAACAGTAACTCGCCACTACCGTAAATACCAAAAAGGAGAAACCACTTCTACAAACTCTGTGGCTTCTATTTTTGCTTGGACGGGAGCTCTTGCGAAACGTGGGGAACTTGATGGAACTCCAGAACTCGTAAACTTTGCACTTAAATTGGAAGAAGCAATCATTGAAACCATCGAAGGTGGTGAGATGACAAAAGACTTACTTTCTCTTTCTACAGCAGCTACCAAAAAAGAATTGGATACTTTCCAATTTATGGAAGCTGTACAAAAACGATTGGATTCTAAACTTAAATAA
- a CDS encoding adenylate/guanylate cyclase domain-containing protein yields MIAEFIEWYSNESAEIKSSAELFDKCIGYLQKLDYQIVRVNMGTRTMHPQVESLSYTWVPKGKLEYFDDTTNPLLISKTTIESENGFLREVRFRLGSLQTSQFTVSPVQYVMSTKKTYYFGFADHTGDKYPYPILEDLAPLGATGYFAVPIFQKGAGFAFLSLVTDKPNGWSQDELNFLHLVLKIISLQWMNFIQNELTESLLSIYLGKRTGSTVYSGKIYLGELDNIKSVIWFSDIRNYSGMSEKLSPPEIIQLLNDYFGLAIPLIESHGGEVLKLLGDGILAVFPYSESNKIFVGKKVLLAVRKLGEGLFLHNQTRELEKKLPIHHGVGLHAGEILYGNIGSSERLDFTVIGEAVNMTSRIAGMCGELGKAVLASEDLANQIPIRWEELGEHKLKGISSPKKIFAISERTKRKW; encoded by the coding sequence ATGATCGCTGAATTTATAGAGTGGTATTCGAATGAATCGGCTGAAATTAAGTCTTCAGCAGAATTATTCGATAAATGTATTGGTTATTTACAGAAGTTAGATTATCAGATTGTACGAGTTAATATGGGAACACGTACAATGCACCCTCAGGTAGAGTCATTATCGTATACTTGGGTTCCTAAAGGAAAATTAGAATATTTTGATGATACCACAAATCCACTCTTAATTTCAAAAACTACAATAGAATCTGAAAATGGATTTCTTAGAGAAGTTCGTTTTCGGTTGGGTTCGTTACAAACCTCTCAGTTTACGGTAAGCCCTGTTCAATATGTAATGTCTACCAAAAAGACGTATTACTTTGGTTTTGCAGATCATACGGGGGATAAGTATCCTTATCCCATTCTGGAAGATTTAGCTCCTTTGGGAGCAACCGGTTATTTTGCTGTACCCATTTTCCAAAAAGGAGCTGGTTTTGCTTTCCTCAGCTTAGTTACGGACAAACCAAATGGTTGGTCGCAAGACGAACTTAATTTTTTACACCTAGTTCTTAAAATCATTTCATTGCAATGGATGAATTTTATTCAAAATGAATTAACTGAATCTCTTCTTAGTATTTATCTAGGAAAAAGAACCGGGTCTACTGTGTATTCTGGTAAAATTTATCTAGGTGAACTAGACAATATCAAATCGGTGATTTGGTTTTCTGACATTCGTAATTACTCAGGAATGAGTGAAAAGTTATCTCCACCAGAAATTATACAGTTGTTAAATGATTATTTCGGGCTTGCGATCCCACTTATCGAATCTCATGGGGGAGAGGTTTTAAAACTACTAGGCGATGGAATTTTAGCAGTTTTCCCTTATTCCGAATCCAATAAAATTTTTGTTGGGAAAAAAGTACTTCTCGCTGTTAGAAAGTTAGGTGAAGGTTTGTTTTTGCATAATCAAACTAGAGAATTAGAAAAAAAACTACCAATCCATCATGGAGTTGGTTTACATGCAGGTGAAATCCTTTATGGGAACATAGGTTCTTCTGAACGATTGGATTTTACAGTGATAGGCGAAGCTGTCAACATGACGAGTCGGATTGCGGGTATGTGTGGGGAATTAGGAAAAGCCGTTTTGGCATCTGAGGATTTGGCAAACCAAATTCCCATTCGTTGGGAAGAACTCGGAGAACACAAACTCAAAGGAATTAGTTCTCCAAAGAAGATATTTGCAATTTCAGAACGAACGAAACGGAAATGGTAA
- a CDS encoding GNAT family N-acetyltransferase: MKIYLSQFSEEEISAILSWTPNQKFLLEWAGPVYRFDTLREQLKKDLEFSLEYPDKFQMYSVVSVEDSQLIAHAQLSIDGQNSSAHISRVLIGNENLRGKGIGFQLIHHLLKIAFVKLKLNRVTLNVYDFNHSAILCYKKAGFKAEGLLKDNTKFKDVYWSTIPMAILKSEFPI, translated from the coding sequence ATGAAAATTTACCTAAGTCAATTCTCTGAAGAAGAAATTAGTGCAATTTTATCTTGGACGCCAAATCAAAAATTTTTATTAGAATGGGCAGGCCCTGTTTATCGATTTGATACACTAAGGGAACAACTGAAAAAAGATTTGGAGTTTTCTTTAGAATATCCAGATAAGTTTCAGATGTATTCTGTTGTGAGTGTAGAGGATTCTCAACTGATTGCCCATGCACAACTTAGCATAGATGGGCAAAACAGTTCTGCTCACATTTCTCGAGTTCTAATTGGAAATGAAAATTTGAGAGGTAAGGGGATTGGGTTTCAATTGATCCATCATTTGCTAAAAATTGCTTTTGTAAAATTAAAACTCAATCGTGTTACTTTGAACGTTTATGACTTTAATCACTCTGCAATCCTATGTTATAAAAAAGCAGGTTTTAAGGCGGAAGGTCTCTTAAAAGACAATACAAAATTTAAGGATGTCTATTGGTCAACGATACCAATGGCCATCCTTAAATCCGAATTTCCTATATAA
- a CDS encoding rhomboid family intramembrane serine protease, translating to MFIFEKANQNYRKPLLTLMFIFLTMLTLFFDHPESYAFTPKKELGFSLVSSIFFNSSLTEWFSNAVYLYMFADNIEDVVGHFYFFILFIFFGILANLTYFLFHINSIVPVIGTSGVISGILGMYFVFFPNVKSTMVFEKTTIHDVPIFISLSVWILIQSYFYIAESNNEVRSVYGGQVVTFLTGMGFAQIFIRYQFLDRLEHNLRLSTFINKTVLCPSCNKPIPAKKYGRFHCSACNTNFFFDRHGKKFL from the coding sequence ATGTTTATCTTTGAAAAAGCCAATCAGAATTACAGAAAACCACTTCTAACTTTAATGTTTATTTTTTTAACAATGTTGACTTTGTTTTTTGATCATCCAGAATCTTATGCATTCACACCGAAAAAGGAGTTAGGTTTCAGCCTTGTTTCTTCTATTTTCTTTAACTCTTCTCTCACCGAATGGTTTTCTAATGCAGTATATTTATACATGTTTGCTGATAATATCGAAGATGTAGTGGGGCATTTTTATTTTTTCATTTTATTTATTTTTTTTGGGATCTTAGCCAATCTAACTTATTTTCTATTTCATATAAATTCCATTGTACCCGTAATCGGAACTTCCGGGGTTATCTCTGGAATTCTTGGAATGTATTTTGTATTTTTTCCCAACGTAAAAAGTACGATGGTATTCGAAAAAACTACCATTCATGACGTACCAATCTTTATCAGTCTTAGCGTTTGGATTCTCATTCAATCCTATTTCTATATTGCTGAATCAAACAACGAAGTGCGGAGTGTTTATGGCGGACAGGTTGTAACCTTTTTAACCGGTATGGGTTTTGCCCAAATCTTTATTCGATACCAATTTTTAGACCGACTGGAACATAATTTACGTCTATCGACTTTCATCAATAAAACTGTCCTTTGTCCTTCTTGTAATAAACCGATCCCTGCCAAAAAATATGGAAGGTTTCATTGTTCGGCATGTAATACAAATTTCTTTTTTGATCGCCATGGAAAAAAATTTCTTTAA
- a CDS encoding putative immunity protein, giving the protein MARKSKFSIATRENRIIHLLSQTDHKTSAQWALDCVERIFFYLKNLEYEENRPQIALDTLKEWIKTGNFSMAVIRKAALDSHAAARKIDTDNETKSVARACGQAVATAHVKTHAIGAASYSLQAIHRANYNLDPEIAVQKERDWQYNHLLELQTRLNTN; this is encoded by the coding sequence ATGGCTCGAAAATCCAAGTTTAGCATTGCTACAAGAGAAAATCGAATCATACATTTACTCTCCCAAACAGACCACAAAACTTCCGCTCAGTGGGCTTTGGATTGTGTAGAAAGAATATTTTTCTACCTTAAAAACCTCGAATACGAGGAAAATCGTCCGCAAATCGCTTTAGATACATTAAAAGAATGGATAAAAACAGGAAATTTTAGTATGGCAGTCATACGAAAAGCAGCATTGGATTCCCATGCTGCCGCAAGAAAGATCGACACTGATAACGAAACAAAATCTGTAGCACGAGCTTGCGGACAAGCCGTTGCCACAGCTCATGTAAAAACTCATGCGATAGGTGCCGCCAGCTACTCATTACAGGCCATTCATAGAGCAAACTACAATTTAGACCCTGAGATTGCTGTCCAAAAAGAAAGGGATTGGCAATACAATCATCTACTGGAATTACAAACAAGACTTAACACCAACTAA